One window of Magallana gigas chromosome 2, xbMagGiga1.1, whole genome shotgun sequence genomic DNA carries:
- the LOC105327640 gene encoding uncharacterized protein isoform X2, protein MKMKTLLYFAVIVLLIALIEARGGRGGGRGGRFSSRSRSGYRSSSRTRYVSKFSGSRISSKSQLRTAILLGTVYGATRWKSRSSYRRSGELPEVCYNDKYDQNQWGNSTYLGRFLCPTDQSMGDNKKYCCGEKGKQYCCTFWEDGGRVAGVVIGILVFMGIIFVTCYCCIKRRKKSSGSVIRTPAKNHFQMAPDPTPVPMAGPPMGSSPYSAPQSGPPPSGAPPPYELAGPAPGGLPYDPNPKGDLPYPVNPPPFQYQQDQGMEKPPMPSDGSQPYPTAPPLSGPHYGDTPYPTGNPPYPAGNPVYPPMGNMPYPPNNAPYPNQ, encoded by the exons ATGAAGATGAAAACTCTGTTGTATTTTGCTGTCATTGTTTTAT tgATAGCATTGATAGAAGCAAGAGGAGGTAGAGGTGGTGGAAGGGGCGGAAGATTTTCATCCAGATCCCGCTCAGGCTATCGCTCATCATCCAGAACCAGATATGTATCTAAATTTTCTGGAAGTAGAATTTCTTCCAAAAGCCAGCTACGAACTGCCATTTTGTTAGGAACAGTGTATGGTGCAACGAGATGGAAGAGTCGATCTAGCTACCGAAGAAGTGGAGAGT TGCCTGAGGTCTGTTACAATGATAAATATGACCAAAACCAGTGGGGCAATTCCACTTACCTTGGACGCTTCCTCTGCCCTACTGACCAGAGTATGGGCGATAACAAGAAGTACTGTTGTGGGGAAAAGGGAAAACAGTACTGCTGTACATTCTGGGAAGA TGGAGGGCGTGTGGCAGGGGTGGTCATCGGTATCCTCGTTTTCATGGGAATCATCTTCGTCACCTGCTACTGTTGTATCAAGAGACGTAAAAAGAGTTCTGGATCTGTGATCCGCACTCCAGCTAAGAACCACTTCCAGATGGCTCCAG ATCCCACACCTGTTCCAATGGCTGGGCCCCCTATGGGAAGTTCTCCTTACTCAGCTCCTCAGAGCGGCCCACCCCCATCTGGCGCACCACCACCATACGAGCTTGCAGGCCCTGCCCCTGGAGGTCTACCTTATGACCCAAACCCCA AAGGAGACCTGCCTTACCCTGTGAACCCGCCTCCATTCCAATATCAACAGGACCAAG GCATGGAAAAGCCCCCAATGCCCTCTGACGGATCCCAGCCTTATCCAACAGCCCCACCCCTCAGTGGGCCACATTATGGGGACACGCCTTACCCCACAGGCAATCCACCTTACCCCGCCGGCAACCCAGTGTACCCACCCATGGGAAACATGCCTTATCCACCAAACAATGCTCCCTACCCTAACCAGTAA
- the LOC105327640 gene encoding uncharacterized protein isoform X1, with protein MKMKTLLYFAVIVLLIALIEARGGRGGGRGGRFSSRSRSGYRSSSRTRYVSKFSGSRISSKSQLRTAILLGTVYGATRWKSRSSYRRSGELPEVCYNDKYDQNQWGNSTYLGRFLCPTDQSMGDNKKYCCGEKGKQYCCTFWEDGGRVAGVVIGILVFMGIIFVTCYCCIKRRKKSSGSVIRTPAKNHFQMAPDYREQNVPLRPYHQDPTPVPMAGPPMGSSPYSAPQSGPPPSGAPPPYELAGPAPGGLPYDPNPKGDLPYPVNPPPFQYQQDQGMEKPPMPSDGSQPYPTAPPLSGPHYGDTPYPTGNPPYPAGNPVYPPMGNMPYPPNNAPYPNQ; from the exons ATGAAGATGAAAACTCTGTTGTATTTTGCTGTCATTGTTTTAT tgATAGCATTGATAGAAGCAAGAGGAGGTAGAGGTGGTGGAAGGGGCGGAAGATTTTCATCCAGATCCCGCTCAGGCTATCGCTCATCATCCAGAACCAGATATGTATCTAAATTTTCTGGAAGTAGAATTTCTTCCAAAAGCCAGCTACGAACTGCCATTTTGTTAGGAACAGTGTATGGTGCAACGAGATGGAAGAGTCGATCTAGCTACCGAAGAAGTGGAGAGT TGCCTGAGGTCTGTTACAATGATAAATATGACCAAAACCAGTGGGGCAATTCCACTTACCTTGGACGCTTCCTCTGCCCTACTGACCAGAGTATGGGCGATAACAAGAAGTACTGTTGTGGGGAAAAGGGAAAACAGTACTGCTGTACATTCTGGGAAGA TGGAGGGCGTGTGGCAGGGGTGGTCATCGGTATCCTCGTTTTCATGGGAATCATCTTCGTCACCTGCTACTGTTGTATCAAGAGACGTAAAAAGAGTTCTGGATCTGTGATCCGCACTCCAGCTAAGAACCACTTCCAGATGGCTCCAG ACTACCGAGAGCAGAACGTACCGTTGCGGCCATACCACCAGG ATCCCACACCTGTTCCAATGGCTGGGCCCCCTATGGGAAGTTCTCCTTACTCAGCTCCTCAGAGCGGCCCACCCCCATCTGGCGCACCACCACCATACGAGCTTGCAGGCCCTGCCCCTGGAGGTCTACCTTATGACCCAAACCCCA AAGGAGACCTGCCTTACCCTGTGAACCCGCCTCCATTCCAATATCAACAGGACCAAG GCATGGAAAAGCCCCCAATGCCCTCTGACGGATCCCAGCCTTATCCAACAGCCCCACCCCTCAGTGGGCCACATTATGGGGACACGCCTTACCCCACAGGCAATCCACCTTACCCCGCCGGCAACCCAGTGTACCCACCCATGGGAAACATGCCTTATCCACCAAACAATGCTCCCTACCCTAACCAGTAA
- the LOC105327640 gene encoding cleavage and polyadenylation specificity factor subunit 6 isoform X3 — MVQRDGRVDLATEEVESAFPYLMYIKLHSSCQLPEVCYNDKYDQNQWGNSTYLGRFLCPTDQSMGDNKKYCCGEKGKQYCCTFWEDGGRVAGVVIGILVFMGIIFVTCYCCIKRRKKSSGSVIRTPAKNHFQMAPDYREQNVPLRPYHQDPTPVPMAGPPMGSSPYSAPQSGPPPSGAPPPYELAGPAPGGLPYDPNPKGDLPYPVNPPPFQYQQDQGMEKPPMPSDGSQPYPTAPPLSGPHYGDTPYPTGNPPYPAGNPVYPPMGNMPYPPNNAPYPNQ; from the exons ATGGTGCAACGAGATGGAAGAGTCGATCTAGCTACCGAAGAAGTGGAGAGT GCTTTTCCATACCTGATGTACATAAAACTTCACTCCAGCTGTCAAT TGCCTGAGGTCTGTTACAATGATAAATATGACCAAAACCAGTGGGGCAATTCCACTTACCTTGGACGCTTCCTCTGCCCTACTGACCAGAGTATGGGCGATAACAAGAAGTACTGTTGTGGGGAAAAGGGAAAACAGTACTGCTGTACATTCTGGGAAGA TGGAGGGCGTGTGGCAGGGGTGGTCATCGGTATCCTCGTTTTCATGGGAATCATCTTCGTCACCTGCTACTGTTGTATCAAGAGACGTAAAAAGAGTTCTGGATCTGTGATCCGCACTCCAGCTAAGAACCACTTCCAGATGGCTCCAG ACTACCGAGAGCAGAACGTACCGTTGCGGCCATACCACCAGG ATCCCACACCTGTTCCAATGGCTGGGCCCCCTATGGGAAGTTCTCCTTACTCAGCTCCTCAGAGCGGCCCACCCCCATCTGGCGCACCACCACCATACGAGCTTGCAGGCCCTGCCCCTGGAGGTCTACCTTATGACCCAAACCCCA AAGGAGACCTGCCTTACCCTGTGAACCCGCCTCCATTCCAATATCAACAGGACCAAG GCATGGAAAAGCCCCCAATGCCCTCTGACGGATCCCAGCCTTATCCAACAGCCCCACCCCTCAGTGGGCCACATTATGGGGACACGCCTTACCCCACAGGCAATCCACCTTACCCCGCCGGCAACCCAGTGTACCCACCCATGGGAAACATGCCTTATCCACCAAACAATGCTCCCTACCCTAACCAGTAA